The Amycolatopsis jiangsuensis nucleotide sequence CTGCGGGTCCTCCGACACGCTCAGGTGCTCGGCTACGCCGGTGAGCTCGATCACGCGGCTCACCGCAGGGCTCGGCACGACCTCGAGCTCGACGTGGCGCTCCCCGGCGTCGCGCTGGGCGTGCAGGACGACGTTCAGCGCCGAGGAGTCGAAGAAGGTCACCCCGGTCAGGTCGGCCACCACCCGGTGGGACTTCTCGTCCGCGATCAGCCCGGCAAGGGTTTCCTGCAGCTGCGGACTGGTGAGCAGGTCGAGCTCACCGGTGACCACCACCCTGGGTTCGGCGGCCGCGGTGTCGAGCGTGATGCCGAATCCGGGCGGAGTGGCGTTCTGGTCGGCTGCGGGCATGCAGTTTCTCCTCGTCAGGCGCTGCTCCTGCGCCGGTACGCGCCTGTGGTCTCAAGCGGCAACCGTGTCACGGTTCCAAGGCATCTGGAAACTCAACCCTAACCCAGTGGGTGACCGCCGCTGCGGCGGCACGGCTTCCCGCACTCGGCGACCCGGGACCGCACACGCACTACGAACCCCGCGTGCCACTTCGCACGCGGGGACAGCCGGGGACGGGTCAGGCGGTGAACGCCTTGCGCTTCGCCCGTCGTTCGCGCATGAACAGCTCCCGCCGCTCGATCTCGCCGAGACCACCCCAGATTCCGTACGGCTCCTGCACCGCCATCGCGTGGCTGCGGCACTGGGCCAGGACCGGGCAGCTCTGGCAGATCGCCTTCGCCCGTGACTCGCGGCGCTCGCGCGCGGAGCCCCGCTCGTTGTCGGTGTGGAAGAACAAGCTGCTGTCCGCACCTCGGCAGGACCCGCGAAGCTGCCACTCCCACTCCTCGGCGACCACGTTGGGCAGCCGGCTCACGTCAGCCATCTCGTCCCACCTTTCCCGGGATCGGCACTCCGACCGCTACATGCCCGCCGGTCGCACGGGTCAAACGCGGGTTTGGTTTGCTCACACCCCGGGCATGTGCAGACCGGGCACCACAGAAGACGGCGTAGCCCGCCGGAGAGAGGACAGCACGTGGAGGAGAACGCCCCGCTCGAGCGCGAGGACGCCCAGCTCATCGAGGTGCGGACGGCAGCCATCCCGCACGTGGTCCCGACCTTGCGCACGATCGTGGCCGACATCGCCATGCGGCAGGACTTCGACCTGGACGCGGTCGAGGATCTGCGGATGGCCGTGGACGAGGCCTGCTCGATGCTGCTGCCCGCCGCGGCGGACGGCAAGCTCACCTGTGTCTTCTCCTGGATCGAGGGCCGGATCGAGGTCACCGTGTCGGTGCTGTCGGACGAGGCCGACCACGGCGACGACACCGGCCTGTCCTGGCAGCTGCTCACCGCGCTCGCCACCTCGGCCCGGCGCACCGTGACCCCGGCGGACGGGCGGTATCTCTCGCGGGTGCAGCTGGTCCGGGAGAGCGAGGCGGCCCCCTCGTGACCGAGCCCGCCGGCGGCGACGAGCCCACCGACGTGGCGGCCCTGTTCCACGAACTGTCCACTCTGCCGGCGCAGGCACCGCGCCGTGAGGAGATCCGCGACCAGCTGGTCCGCGAGCACCTCGAACTCGCCCGCAACCTGGCCCGCAAGTTCCGCAACC carries:
- a CDS encoding STAS domain-containing protein, with protein sequence MPAADQNATPPGFGITLDTAAAEPRVVVTGELDLLTSPQLQETLAGLIADEKSHRVVADLTGVTFFDSSALNVVLHAQRDAGERHVELEVVPSPAVSRVIELTGVAEHLSVSEDPQS
- a CDS encoding WhiB family transcriptional regulator, encoding MADVSRLPNVVAEEWEWQLRGSCRGADSSLFFHTDNERGSARERRESRAKAICQSCPVLAQCRSHAMAVQEPYGIWGGLGEIERRELFMRERRAKRKAFTA
- a CDS encoding anti-sigma factor codes for the protein MEENAPLEREDAQLIEVRTAAIPHVVPTLRTIVADIAMRQDFDLDAVEDLRMAVDEACSMLLPAAADGKLTCVFSWIEGRIEVTVSVLSDEADHGDDTGLSWQLLTALATSARRTVTPADGRYLSRVQLVRESEAAPS